The Apium graveolens cultivar Ventura chromosome 3, ASM990537v1, whole genome shotgun sequence sequence accttcttgttataataccttgcggCGCGTTGCTGATACGCCGCTAGCCTTAGCTGAGAATTTTCCCTCATCTCCTCTAAGAGATctaaatgaagcctttgattaacctcatcatcttctttcctgtaacaatctctgcgaagtgatcccgatccaacttccacggggaccatagcttcgtagctgtaagtcagcataaacggcgtttctcccgtagtagatcgtggcgtagtgttgtatgaccacatcaccttcgggagttcttcaggccaattccctttGCGTTCCTCCAGTTTGGTtttgagggtatgctttattattttgttaacaACTTCTGTCTGTCCATTactttgaggatgatagaccgctgtaaactccttcttgattttcaactcctcacatagttgtcgcaactccttgctatcaaactgctttccattgtcggagacaagcttgtaagggattccaaacctaTATACGATGGAGTTGAAAACAAAATCCCtgattttctttgcggtgatTTTAGACAGTGGCATAGTTTtcgcccatttagtaaagtaatcgaccgcaaccactgcatacttgacgtctcctttagctttcggcaattctccgataagatcaattccccacatggcgaaCGGCCACGGGCTTGCCATAGGCGTCAAGAGTGTCGCCGGTATAGATGAGTAGTTTGCAaagcgctggcagcgatcacatgccTTGACAAAATTTGTAGCATCTTCTTTCATTGTGGGCCAATAATATCCCTGGCGCAAAACTTTCATTGCCaacgagctaccccccgagtgattgccacagattccttcatgtacttctcttaggatgtaatttccttcttcttcttcaacacaTCTAAGCAGAGGTTGGTTGAACCCTCTCTTGTATAGGACTTCGTCGTATATCACATATCTTGCAGCCTGATAGCGGAGTCGGCGAGCCTTAAACTTATCCTCGGGGAGTATTCCCTTGTGAATGTAAGCTagaatgggcgtcatccatgtttccttgggagcctcatccACTTGCATAGCTGGGATACTAGGAATCTCCTGGATTTCAAGAGGGATGGATCCTAACAACACAGCCTCTTGTTGCGACCCCATTTTTGCTAGAGCATCCGCATTACTGTTCTTCTCCCGCGGGACACATTCCAATCTAACTTTTTTGAACATTCCAATCAAGCGCTGTGTacatctcaagtataattctgtTCGCGGGCCTCGCGCTTGAAATCCCCCGTTCACCTGATTCACTACTAACTCTGAGTCACTCCTTGCAATCAAGTTTTGCACCCCCATTTCCAAAGCGATTTTTAGGCCATTAATCAGCG is a genomic window containing:
- the LOC141713861 gene encoding uncharacterized protein LOC141713861, coding for MSAIHFKFYATNNDAEYEALINGLKIALEMGVQNLIARSDSELVVNQVNGGFQARGPRTELYLRCTQRLIGMFKKVRLECVPREKNSNADALAKMGSQQEAVLLGSIPLEIQEIPSIPAMQVDEAPKETWMTPILAYIHKGILPEDKFKARRLRYQAARYVIYDEVLYKRGVVGNEPRTPFFKPSLEAVLVN